A stretch of the Thermus thermophilus genome encodes the following:
- the hisG gene encoding ATP phosphoribosyltransferase, producing MRRFALTVALPKGRIFREAYEVLKRAGLDLPEVAGERALLHGKEGGVALLELRNKDVPVYVDLGIAEIGVVGKDVLLDSGRDLFEPVDLGFGACRLSLIRRPGDTGPIRRIATKYPNFTARLLKERGWAADVVELSGNIELAAVTGLADAVVDVVQTGATLRAAGLVEVEVLAHSTARLVVNRQALKLKRALLKPLIQRLRELSGP from the coding sequence ATGAGGCGCTTCGCCCTCACCGTGGCCCTGCCCAAGGGGCGGATCTTCCGGGAGGCCTACGAGGTCCTGAAGCGGGCCGGGCTGGACCTCCCCGAGGTAGCCGGGGAGAGGGCCCTCCTCCACGGGAAGGAGGGGGGCGTGGCCCTTCTGGAGCTTCGCAACAAGGACGTCCCCGTCTACGTGGACTTGGGGATCGCCGAGATCGGGGTGGTGGGCAAGGACGTGCTTTTGGACTCGGGAAGGGACCTTTTTGAGCCCGTGGACCTGGGCTTTGGGGCCTGCCGGCTCTCCCTCATCAGGCGCCCCGGGGATACGGGGCCCATCCGCCGCATCGCCACCAAGTACCCGAACTTCACCGCGAGGCTCCTCAAGGAAAGGGGCTGGGCGGCGGACGTGGTGGAGCTTTCCGGGAACATTGAACTCGCCGCGGTCACCGGTCTCGCCGACGCCGTGGTGGACGTGGTGCAGACGGGGGCCACCCTGAGGGCGGCGGGGCTTGTTGAGGTGGAGGTCCTCGCCCACTCCACGGCGAGGCTCGTGGTGAACCGGCAGGCCCTCAAGCTCAAGCGGGCGCTCCTCAAGCCCTTGATCCAGAGGCTCAGGGAGCTTTCCGGACCATGA